A portion of the Maylandia zebra isolate NMK-2024a linkage group LG9, Mzebra_GT3a, whole genome shotgun sequence genome contains these proteins:
- the LOC101469736 gene encoding C-C motif chemokine 3 — protein sequence MVNSRSLLLLVCTVMVVGAISGSDARRQKRPCCVEVTRQDTSADVVGETYRQQAATPPCVKAIIFNTEYGQLCADPNAQWVKDLIVRMTRV from the exons ATGGTAAACTCTAGAAGCCTGTTACTGCTGGTCTGCACAGTCATGGTGGTTGGGGCCATCTCTGGATCAGACG CTCGTCGCCAGAAGAGACCGTGCTGTGTTGAAGTCACCCGCCAAGATACGAGCGCTGATGTGGTGGGGGAAACATATCGTCAGCAGGCCGCAACACCACCCTGTGTGAAGGCTATAAT TTTCAACACAGAATATGGACAGCTTTGTGCTGATCCAAACGCTCAGTGGGTCAAAGATC TCATTGTGAGGATGACGAGGGTATGA